In Salmo salar chromosome ssa24, Ssal_v3.1, whole genome shotgun sequence, the following proteins share a genomic window:
- the LOC106585496 gene encoding malectin: MAMRRVTVPLVAGLVVVVVVVVLSLLAEHCWADGGGLAERVIWAVNAGGEAHTDMHGIHFKKDPLEGKLGKASDYGVRLPILRSSPEDQILYQTERYNEDTFGYEVPIREEGDYILVLKYAEVYFAQSQQKVFDVRLNDHVVVKDLDIFERVGHSTAHDEIVPFSIRRGKLSVQGEVSTFNGKLTVEFVKGYYDNPKVCALYVMKGTLDDVPKLQPHPGLEKREELEEEEEEESEAGEEGGKKSTSTAPKYRVQSGPRTPNPYAADNSSLMFPILVAFGVFIPTLFCLCRL, translated from the exons ATGGCAATGCGGCGGGTAACGGTGCCATTGGTCGCCGGGCtggtcgtggtggtggtggtggtggtgttgtcgcTGCTGGCTGAACACTGTTGGGCGGATGGTGGGGGCCTTGCTGAACGAGTTATTTGGGCAGTGAACGCTGGCGGGGAAGCTCACACAGACATGCATGGCATTCATTTCAAGAAGGATCCATTGGAAGGAAAGCTTGGGAAAG CTTCAGATTATGGAGTGCGTCTGCCCATATTGCGCTCTAGTCCCGAGGACCAGATTCTCTACCAGACAGAACGCTACAATGAGGATACTTTTGGCTATGAGGTGCCGATTCGTGAGGAAGGAGACTATATACTTGTCTTGAAGTATGCAGAGGTCTACTTTGCTCAGTCTCAGCAGAAG GTGTTTGATGTGCGTCTTAATGACCATGTGGTGGTGAAAGATCTGGATATCTTTGAGCGGGTGGGTCACAGTACAGCTCATGACGAGATTGTGCCCTTCTCCATACGCCGCGGTAAACTGAGTGTCCAGGGGGAGGTGTCCACCTTCAACGGCAAGCTCACTGTGGAGTTTGTCAAG GGTTATTACGACAACCCCAAGGTCTGTGCTCTGTATGTGATGAAGGGAACATTAGATG ATGTACCAAAACTTCAGCCTCACCCAGGACTGGAGAAACGTGAAgaacttgaggaggaggaggaagaggagtctgaggcaggagaggagggtggtAAGAAGAGTACCTCGACAGCTCCTAAGTACAGGGTCCAGTCAGGCCCCAGAACACCAAACCCGTATGCAGCCGACAATAGCAGCCTCATGTTCCCTATCCTGGTGGCATTCGGGGTGTTCATCCCTACACTCTTCTGCCTCTGTCGGCTGTGA
- the LOC106585495 gene encoding protein unc-119 homolog B has product MSGSNSRNKTTVKGPDTDIGPTANSRERKSGGGVLKRLKSRRNQTDKQRPVITEEELRALGRHITPDEVLGLRAVTRDYLCNPEDNVYNIDFTRFKIRDLETGTVLFEIAKPHNCDPEDEEEENGDVDTSAGRFVRYQFTPAFLRLRTVGATVEFTVGDRPVNSFRMIERHYFQDKVLKNFDFDFGFCIPNSCNTCEHIYEFPQLPEDLICLMVEHPYETRSDSFYFVDNKLIMHNKADYAYDGGE; this is encoded by the exons ATGAGTGGCTCTAACTCTCGAAACAAGACTACAGTCAAAGGACCGGACACCGATATCGGCCCAACTGCAAATTCCAGAGAGCGAAAGTCCGGTGGAGGTGTACTGAAGAGACTCAAATCGCGACGAAATCAAACCGATAAACAGCGGCCTGTTATTACAGAAGAAGAGCTAAGGGCGCTAGGAAGACACATCACACCGGACGAAGTCCTTGGTCTGCGTGCTGTTACACGGG ATTATCTATGTAATCCTGAGGACAATGTCTACAATATTGACTTCACACGTTTCAAGATTAGAGATCTGGAGACTGGGACAGTGCTCTTTGAGATTGCTAAACCTCACAACTGTG ACCCTGAAGATGAGGAAGAAGAGAATGGAGACGTAGACACCAGTGCTGGACGCTTTGTGCGGTATCAGTTTACGCCGGCCTTCCTCAGACTGCGGACTGTTGGTGCAAC TGTCGAGTTCACCGTGGGGGATCGGCCTGTTAACAGCTTTCGCATGATAGAGAGGCATTATTTCCAGGATAAAGTTCTCAAGAACTTTGACTTTGACTTTGGATTCTGCATCCCAAACAGCTGCAACACTTGCGAACATATCTATGAGTTTCCCCAGCTCCCTGAGGACCTCA TTTGCCTAATGGTGGAGCACCCATATGAGACCAGGTCAGACAGCTTCTACTTTGTGGACAACAAACTGATCATGCACAATAAGGCAGACTACGCCTACGATGGGGGCGAGTAG